One window of Gemmatimonadaceae bacterium genomic DNA carries:
- a CDS encoding MOSC domain-containing protein, with protein sequence MTESGLLFSINCSAGGVPKLPMPEALVTTYGLFGDSQADTRHHGGPDRAVCIFSVERIRALQEEGHPIGTGTTGENLTISGLDWDLVTPGHPDAVRDEGKRVAGVPSIVRDPRKAVPLLNR encoded by the coding sequence GTGACGGAAAGCGGACTGCTTTTCTCGATCAACTGCTCGGCGGGCGGAGTTCCCAAGCTTCCGATGCCCGAAGCTCTCGTCACGACTTACGGGTTGTTCGGCGACAGCCAGGCCGACACCAGGCACCACGGCGGGCCGGACCGCGCGGTATGCATATTCTCGGTGGAGCGGATCCGTGCCCTGCAGGAGGAAGGTCATCCGATCGGGACCGGGACGACTGGCGAGAATCTCACCATATCCGGACTCGACTGGGATCTGGTGACCCCAGGTCACCCTGACGCCGTCAGGGATGAAGGCAAAAGGGTGGCTGGAGTCCCTTCTATCGTAAGGGACCCGCGAAAAGCGGTCCCACTCTTGAATAGGTAA
- a CDS encoding ABC transporter permease, whose product MTPRDTLRGSTIWPMLRKEFIQMRRDRLTFALMFVLPVIQLLMFGYAIRMEVRHLPMVVLDYSHSLESRALVAVMEQTQNFRVIGSVSSYDEVKGAIESGRARAAIVIPPDFQKDIKRGRTAQAQVIVDAADPLASSAAIGGASLAASVRAMALNPAAASRPLPLEVRVRPWYNPALRSEVYIVPGLIGVLLSLTLLMITAIAVVRERERGTFEQLVVTPISKTSIILGKLVPFVIVAYVQMTSVLIIGKLMFNVPVRGSLLLLYVLSATFIVANLAIGLLISTMVKTQIQAMQLSVFFLMPNILLSGFMFPRDAMPVAAQWLGLALPLTYYLEILRGILLRGIGFSHLWHETLVLSVFAVALITFSVIRFSKTVQ is encoded by the coding sequence TTGACGCCGCGGGATACACTGCGCGGAAGCACCATCTGGCCGATGCTGCGAAAGGAGTTCATCCAGATGCGGCGCGACCGGCTGACGTTCGCGCTGATGTTCGTGCTTCCTGTGATTCAGCTGCTGATGTTCGGGTATGCCATTCGGATGGAGGTGCGTCATCTGCCGATGGTGGTGCTGGACTATTCGCATTCCCTGGAGAGCCGTGCGCTCGTAGCGGTCATGGAGCAGACGCAGAACTTTCGCGTTATCGGGTCCGTTTCGAGCTACGATGAGGTGAAGGGTGCGATCGAGTCGGGGCGCGCGCGAGCGGCGATCGTGATCCCACCGGATTTCCAGAAGGACATCAAGCGTGGCCGTACGGCGCAGGCGCAGGTGATCGTGGACGCAGCCGATCCGCTGGCATCATCTGCGGCGATCGGCGGTGCGTCGCTCGCGGCATCGGTGCGGGCGATGGCGCTGAATCCCGCCGCGGCGAGCAGGCCGCTGCCGCTCGAGGTGCGAGTGCGGCCGTGGTACAATCCGGCTCTGCGAAGCGAGGTGTACATCGTGCCCGGCCTGATCGGCGTGCTGCTCAGTCTGACCCTGTTGATGATCACGGCGATCGCGGTGGTGCGCGAGCGCGAGCGGGGCACCTTCGAGCAGCTCGTAGTGACGCCGATCAGCAAGACGAGCATCATCCTCGGGAAGCTGGTTCCGTTCGTCATCGTGGCGTACGTGCAGATGACGAGCGTGCTGATAATCGGCAAGCTGATGTTCAACGTGCCGGTAAGAGGAAGCCTTCTGCTGTTGTACGTGTTGAGCGCCACTTTCATCGTCGCGAACCTGGCGATCGGGCTTCTCATATCGACCATGGTGAAGACGCAGATCCAGGCGATGCAGCTCAGCGTGTTCTTTCTGATGCCGAACATCCTGCTCTCGGGATTCATGTTTCCGAGGGATGCGATGCCGGTAGCTGCCCAGTGGCTGGGGCTCGCCCTTCCGCTCACGTACTACCTCGAAATTCTGCGGGGCATTCTCCTGCGGGGCATCGGGTTCAGCCACCTGTGGCACGAAACTCTCGTGCTTTCCGTGTTCGCCGTCGCGCTGATCACGTTCAGTGTGATCAGGTTCTCGAAGACGGTGCAGTAG
- a CDS encoding OsmC family peroxiredoxin yields MPTRKSSARWEGGLKGGKGSFKGESGSIGGQYNFSSRFESGVGSNPEELLAAAEAACYSMALSGGLEKNGTPPASVETEAACTVEAADGGFRISKIHLDVKATVPGVDQAKFQEIANAMLTGCPVSKAFHGNVELTLNASLVGA; encoded by the coding sequence ATGCCAACGCGGAAATCGAGTGCAAGGTGGGAAGGTGGCCTCAAGGGTGGAAAAGGAAGCTTCAAGGGTGAGAGCGGATCGATCGGCGGGCAGTACAACTTCAGCTCGCGCTTCGAGAGCGGAGTTGGCTCGAACCCGGAGGAACTCTTAGCCGCCGCTGAGGCCGCGTGCTACAGCATGGCGCTGAGCGGAGGGCTGGAGAAGAACGGCACACCGCCGGCAAGCGTCGAGACGGAAGCCGCGTGCACGGTTGAAGCCGCCGATGGCGGGTTCCGCATATCGAAGATTCACCTCGACGTGAAGGCGACGGTTCCCGGTGTTGACCAGGCTAAGTTCCAGGAGATTGCCAACGCAATGCTCACCGGGTGTCCGGTATCGAAGGCGTTTCATGGAAACGTCGAGCTGACATTGAACGCGAGTCTGGTTGGCGCCTGA
- a CDS encoding ATP-dependent DNA helicase RecQ, giving the protein MMKANKAEARALLRERFGHDDFRRGQWEPIKAVLDGRDALVVMPTGSGKSVIYQLAALAQPGLTVVVSPLIALMKDQQDKLSAQGVDAVAMHSHLSTGEAREAHRQIEAGEGELLYLTPERFKDRDFFERLMSRHVGLFVIDEAHCVSQWGHDFRPDYLSLGSIAKRLGRPPIVALTATATQEVQDDIVRQLGMQDPHVTITGFARPNLRFEVRRTVNDGIKDTIVEQILTESEGSGVIYVATVREAERLYKQFSERHSVGLYHGRRPAADRKQVQDAFMNGDIKAIIATNAFGLGIDKQGIRFVVHYHFPGSIESYYQEAGRAGRDGLPATCTVLYRVEDRRIQSYFLGGKYPEVEEAAKVALALEKYPLDTPVLLSDITDITEVPQRKAKIVFALLKRHGLVREHRGGRWQRLQDNLTSCDLSNDLTDYEERRANDQKKLRTIIDFCQTTGCRTRFILEHFGEDVSSDWSCGNCDACDARAIWNSGEMRIA; this is encoded by the coding sequence ATGATGAAGGCAAACAAGGCCGAGGCCCGTGCTCTGCTGCGCGAGCGCTTTGGCCATGATGATTTTCGCAGAGGCCAGTGGGAGCCGATCAAAGCCGTGCTCGATGGCCGCGACGCACTCGTCGTGATGCCAACGGGCAGCGGCAAGTCGGTCATCTACCAGCTTGCGGCGCTCGCCCAGCCCGGCCTCACCGTTGTCGTTAGTCCGCTGATCGCGCTGATGAAGGATCAACAGGACAAGCTGTCGGCACAGGGTGTTGATGCTGTCGCGATGCATTCGCATCTTTCGACCGGCGAGGCGCGTGAGGCGCACCGGCAGATCGAGGCTGGCGAAGGCGAGCTGCTCTACCTCACGCCAGAGCGATTCAAGGATCGCGATTTCTTCGAGCGGCTGATGTCGCGCCACGTCGGACTCTTCGTGATAGATGAAGCGCACTGCGTGAGCCAGTGGGGACACGACTTCCGTCCCGATTACCTCAGTCTCGGCTCCATCGCCAAGCGGCTGGGAAGGCCGCCGATAGTGGCACTCACGGCGACCGCGACGCAGGAAGTGCAGGACGACATCGTCCGCCAGCTCGGGATGCAGGATCCGCACGTCACGATTACCGGCTTCGCGCGCCCGAATCTGCGATTCGAAGTCCGGCGCACAGTCAACGACGGGATCAAGGACACGATCGTCGAGCAGATCCTCACCGAGAGCGAGGGCTCGGGCGTGATCTACGTGGCGACCGTCAGGGAAGCGGAGCGTCTCTACAAGCAGTTCTCCGAACGCCACAGCGTCGGCCTGTATCATGGCAGGCGTCCCGCCGCCGACCGCAAACAGGTGCAGGATGCGTTCATGAACGGCGACATCAAGGCCATAATCGCCACCAACGCGTTCGGGCTCGGCATAGATAAGCAGGGCATCCGCTTCGTCGTGCATTACCACTTCCCCGGCTCGATCGAGTCTTACTACCAGGAAGCCGGCCGCGCGGGACGTGATGGCCTCCCCGCGACGTGCACAGTTCTCTACAGGGTGGAGGACCGCCGCATCCAGTCCTACTTTCTGGGCGGCAAATACCCGGAGGTCGAGGAAGCCGCCAAGGTCGCGCTCGCGCTCGAGAAGTACCCGCTCGACACACCGGTGCTGCTCAGCGACATCACCGACATCACCGAAGTCCCTCAGCGCAAGGCGAAGATCGTGTTCGCACTCCTCAAGCGCCACGGACTGGTGCGCGAGCACCGCGGCGGCCGCTGGCAACGTCTCCAGGACAACCTCACGTCATGCGACCTGAGCAATGACCTCACCGACTACGAGGAGCGCCGCGCCAACGATCAGAAGAAGCTTCGCACAATCATAGACTTCTGCCAGACCACCGGCTGCCGCACGCGATTCATCCTGGAGCACTTCGGAGAAGATGTCTCGAGCGACTGGTCGTGCGGCAACTGCGATGCGTGCGACGCACGGGCCATCTGGAATTCGGGAGAGATGCGTATCGCCTGA